The Aggregatilinea lenta genome includes a region encoding these proteins:
- a CDS encoding SDR family NAD(P)-dependent oxidoreductase, translated as MDRGQGAEPLVTVVTGAGQGIGRAVALKLAAHGAHVVLVGRTRGKLEAVAAEVIAAGGSATVVEADVTQADQVQRVMDAVGAVAPHLDALVNCVGEAFIATLDDTTEADFDRLLTANLKTAYLTSRAALPLLRQSANASIVNVVSKVALASHGTVTAYTAAKAGLLGFTHSLSDELKPEEIRAVAICPGAVDTPMRWAATPDYERHMVIDPVQVADLAWYVITLPRGATTGDLVVTSMYYD; from the coding sequence ATGGATCGAGGACAAGGGGCGGAACCGCTCGTCACCGTGGTGACCGGGGCCGGACAAGGGATTGGCCGCGCGGTGGCGCTCAAGCTGGCCGCGCACGGCGCGCATGTGGTACTGGTGGGCCGTACGCGGGGCAAGCTGGAGGCGGTCGCCGCTGAGGTGATCGCGGCAGGCGGATCGGCCACCGTGGTCGAGGCGGACGTCACGCAGGCCGATCAGGTGCAGCGCGTAATGGATGCCGTTGGGGCTGTCGCCCCACATCTCGACGCGCTGGTGAACTGCGTGGGCGAGGCGTTCATAGCGACGCTTGACGACACGACCGAAGCCGACTTCGACCGGCTGCTGACAGCCAACCTTAAGACGGCCTACCTCACCTCGCGCGCGGCGCTGCCGCTGCTGCGCCAGAGTGCCAACGCCAGCATCGTCAACGTGGTGTCGAAGGTCGCGCTGGCGAGTCACGGGACGGTGACGGCTTACACGGCGGCCAAGGCCGGGCTGCTGGGCTTCACGCATTCGCTCTCCGACGAGTTGAAGCCGGAGGAAATTCGCGCGGTGGCGATCTGCCCCGGCGCGGTCGATACCCCGATGCGCTGGGCCGCCACGCCCGATTACGAGCGGCACATGGTGATCGACCCCGTGCAGGTCGCGGATCTGGCGTGGTACGTGATCACGCTGCCGCGCGGCGCGACAACCGGCGATCTGGTCGTCACGTCGATGTATTACGACTGA
- a CDS encoding chloride channel protein — MIGLADERQRRLVLDALLLGVVGALAAQLFTLMLDLAQKLLINGIAGYHAPGLPNEGGQLIETIGSHGLWLVPLVTTLGGLVAGIMVYSIAPEAEGHGTDSAVKALHRAGGFIRLRVPPLKMVASAITIGSGGAAGREGPTALVAAGIGSAYATLRHRSEDEHRLLVMMGMAAGLSAIFRTPIGAAIFAIEVLYSEMEFETGALLYTILASVVAFSINGIFSGWDPLFDVPANLVVSGATGYLQYAVLGIAGGIVAALIPVIFYKTRDLFSRIPIMPHFKPAIGGFLVGLIALQWPAVLGGGYGWIQEAMNGQLGWQLLLTLMVAKTVAFSLTIGSGGSGGVFAPSLFVGAMLGGILADAFNGSYAAFVLVGMAAVFSGAGRVPIATLFMVTEMTGGYHLLPAAALVVTLSYMIQVTLSQVFKYTSLYEAQVPTRAGRDVDLLEGVQVRDVMSAQLDSVPATMPVRQLLDEFQRTHHHGFAVLDEENNLIGMVTVGDIERAVLSDEKSLDGKTVADLATVDGLAVGYADETMSVALWRMGVRGIGRLPIVERGNRRHVVGVIRREDVIRAYEQAVARRTYTSHRLKELREAYEGNVRVVEVDITDRHPLAGQSVREIARNLPSDCILVSIRRDKRLLIPHGDTVIQPGDHLVSLASEEAAAQAQRLLAPTR, encoded by the coding sequence TTGATAGGTTTAGCGGACGAGCGTCAGAGGCGACTCGTCTTAGATGCATTGTTGCTGGGCGTCGTCGGCGCGCTGGCCGCGCAGCTTTTCACCCTTATGCTCGATCTGGCCCAGAAACTGTTAATCAACGGCATCGCAGGTTATCACGCGCCCGGGCTGCCCAACGAGGGCGGCCAGCTCATCGAAACGATCGGTTCGCACGGCCTGTGGCTGGTGCCGCTGGTAACGACCCTCGGCGGCCTGGTTGCGGGTATTATGGTCTATTCCATTGCGCCAGAAGCCGAAGGCCACGGCACGGATTCGGCAGTAAAAGCACTGCACCGCGCCGGGGGATTTATCCGCCTACGTGTCCCTCCACTGAAGATGGTCGCTTCTGCCATCACGATTGGATCGGGCGGCGCGGCTGGTCGTGAAGGACCAACGGCGCTCGTCGCTGCCGGGATCGGCTCAGCTTATGCCACGCTGCGCCATCGTTCGGAGGACGAGCACCGCTTGCTGGTGATGATGGGCATGGCCGCCGGGCTTTCGGCGATTTTCCGCACGCCCATTGGCGCGGCAATCTTCGCTATCGAAGTGCTCTATAGTGAGATGGAGTTCGAGACGGGTGCGCTGCTGTACACCATCCTCGCATCGGTCGTGGCGTTCAGCATTAACGGAATCTTCTCCGGCTGGGATCCGCTCTTCGATGTCCCGGCTAATCTCGTGGTGTCCGGTGCGACCGGTTACCTGCAATATGCTGTGCTCGGCATCGCGGGTGGGATCGTGGCCGCCCTCATTCCGGTTATCTTCTATAAAACCCGCGATCTTTTCAGCCGCATTCCAATCATGCCGCATTTCAAGCCTGCCATCGGTGGGTTCCTTGTGGGCCTGATCGCATTGCAGTGGCCAGCCGTGCTAGGCGGCGGCTACGGCTGGATCCAGGAAGCCATGAATGGCCAGCTTGGGTGGCAGCTGCTGCTGACGCTGATGGTGGCGAAAACGGTCGCTTTTTCACTCACAATTGGGTCCGGCGGATCCGGCGGCGTGTTTGCGCCAAGTCTGTTTGTCGGGGCGATGCTTGGCGGCATACTGGCGGACGCGTTTAATGGGTCCTATGCGGCATTTGTTCTGGTTGGCATGGCTGCGGTGTTCAGTGGTGCGGGCCGCGTTCCCATCGCCACACTGTTCATGGTCACGGAAATGACCGGTGGCTACCATCTGCTGCCCGCTGCGGCACTGGTGGTCACTCTGAGCTATATGATCCAGGTCACGCTCTCGCAGGTGTTTAAGTATACGTCGCTTTACGAAGCCCAGGTCCCAACTCGCGCCGGTCGTGACGTGGATCTGCTCGAAGGCGTGCAAGTGAGAGATGTGATGTCTGCCCAGCTTGATTCGGTGCCTGCTACAATGCCGGTCCGTCAACTGCTGGACGAATTTCAGCGAACGCATCACCACGGTTTTGCCGTGTTGGATGAGGAAAATAATCTGATAGGCATGGTCACGGTGGGCGACATCGAACGTGCCGTCCTGTCCGACGAAAAATCACTCGATGGTAAAACAGTGGCCGATCTTGCGACTGTGGACGGGTTGGCCGTCGGTTATGCGGATGAGACAATGAGCGTGGCGCTGTGGCGCATGGGCGTACGCGGCATTGGTCGTCTGCCGATTGTCGAGCGCGGGAACCGCCGCCATGTGGTTGGTGTAATCCGCCGCGAGGATGTGATCCGCGCGTACGAGCAGGCCGTCGCGCGCCGCACGTATACCAGCCACCGCTTGAAGGAGCTGCGCGAAGCCTACGAAGGCAACGTGCGCGTGGTCGAGGTCGATATCACCGACCGTCACCCGCTGGCAGGGCAGTCGGTGCGTGAGATTGCGCGTAATCTGCCCTCGGACTGTATCCTCGTCTCGATCCGGCGCGATAAACGGCTGCTTATCCCACACGGCGACACGGTCATCCAGCCCGGCGACCATCTCGTCTCGCTGGCGAGCGAAGAGGCGGCAGCTCAGGCGCAGCGCCTGCTGGCGCCCACACGCTAA
- a CDS encoding aldo/keto reductase encodes MEHRQMGTDGPQIPVLGLGAWPLGGGMGRVDEGTAIDTIHAAIDSGITLIDTAQAYKDSETFLGRALANGYRDRCFLATKASFDFSPQGIRAGMENSLRDLKVDYVDLYQLHRWDDGTPIEAQMETLAQLQAEGKTRFIGVSNYTGAQLEQAYEVAPFQSDQPGYNLFDRHIEADVLPACRKHGIGVLAHSPLAKGLLTGKYTADTVFPPDDERSWLPSFQGESFRTDLDIAGKLEALARDKDLTLVQFAIAWLLRDPVITCVLVGAKAPAQVADYLPAVGVTFSQPELAAIDAAMGLA; translated from the coding sequence ATGGAACACCGGCAGATGGGGACGGACGGCCCGCAAATCCCGGTTCTGGGGCTGGGCGCGTGGCCGTTGGGCGGCGGTATGGGCCGCGTGGACGAGGGCACGGCGATCGATACGATTCACGCCGCGATCGACAGCGGCATCACGCTGATCGACACGGCGCAGGCGTACAAGGACAGCGAGACGTTTCTGGGCCGCGCGCTGGCGAATGGATACCGCGACCGCTGCTTCCTGGCGACGAAGGCCAGCTTCGACTTTTCGCCGCAGGGTATCCGCGCCGGGATGGAAAACAGCCTGCGCGACCTGAAAGTGGACTACGTGGACCTGTACCAGCTTCACCGCTGGGACGACGGCACGCCCATCGAGGCGCAGATGGAGACGCTCGCGCAGCTTCAGGCTGAGGGTAAGACGCGTTTCATCGGCGTCTCGAATTACACGGGCGCGCAGCTTGAGCAGGCGTACGAGGTCGCGCCGTTCCAGTCGGATCAGCCCGGCTATAACCTGTTCGACCGCCACATCGAGGCGGATGTGCTGCCCGCCTGCCGCAAACATGGGATCGGCGTGTTGGCGCACAGCCCGCTGGCGAAGGGCCTGCTGACGGGCAAGTACACCGCCGACACCGTCTTCCCGCCGGACGACGAACGCTCGTGGCTGCCGTCGTTTCAAGGCGAGAGCTTCCGCACGGATCTGGACATCGCCGGGAAGCTCGAAGCGCTGGCGCGCGACAAGGATCTGACGTTGGTCCAGTTCGCGATCGCGTGGCTGCTGCGCGACCCGGTCATCACCTGCGTGTTGGTCGGCGCGAAGGCGCCCGCGCAGGTCGCGGACTACCTGCCCGCCGTGGGCGTGACCTTCAGCCAGCCGGAGCTGGCCGCCATCGACGCGGCGATGGGCCTCGCCTGA
- a CDS encoding LacI family DNA-binding transcriptional regulator yields the protein MKLEDIARLSGVSRSTVSRVVNDDPNVSAQTRQRVLKVIEEHNFAPNLAARSLVTQRTRMLGIYIPYLVGNLFSDPYFPTFIQATTARANEQDYDVMLWLKGNADSMDHLRRRVLDNRMADGLVLASTPRHDGLIQLLLERGKTFILNGRPWEHEDSINYVDTSNVRGAQQAIEHLARLGRRRIATITGRIDLNSGYDRMIGYRRGLEDMGFKLDPRLEVEGDFTEVSGYLGMRKLLPERPDAVFVASDHMAIGTLRALREAGLTVPDDIAIVGFDDMPFATLANPQLTTVRQPVQRLGYLAAEGLIGLLEHTITAPYQVSLPTQLVIRESCGFPA from the coding sequence ATGAAACTTGAGGACATTGCCCGCCTGTCGGGCGTGTCGCGCTCGACGGTATCGCGCGTCGTCAACGACGATCCGAACGTCAGCGCGCAGACGCGCCAGCGGGTCCTCAAGGTGATCGAAGAACATAATTTTGCGCCGAACCTCGCTGCGCGCTCGCTCGTCACCCAGCGCACCCGTATGCTCGGCATCTACATCCCCTACCTCGTTGGCAACCTGTTCTCCGATCCGTACTTTCCGACATTCATCCAGGCCACCACGGCGCGCGCCAACGAGCAGGACTACGACGTGATGCTGTGGCTGAAGGGCAACGCCGACTCGATGGATCACCTGCGCCGCCGCGTGCTGGATAACCGTATGGCGGACGGCCTCGTTCTGGCGTCGACACCACGCCACGACGGCCTGATCCAACTGCTGCTGGAACGGGGCAAGACGTTCATCCTGAATGGGCGGCCCTGGGAGCACGAGGACTCGATCAACTATGTCGATACGTCCAACGTGCGCGGCGCACAGCAGGCGATTGAGCACCTCGCCCGCCTCGGACGCCGCCGTATCGCGACGATCACCGGGCGCATCGATCTGAACTCTGGTTACGACCGGATGATCGGCTACCGGCGAGGGCTGGAAGATATGGGTTTTAAACTCGATCCCAGGCTCGAAGTCGAAGGCGACTTCACCGAGGTGAGTGGCTACCTGGGCATGCGCAAGCTGCTGCCCGAAAGGCCCGACGCGGTCTTCGTCGCCAGCGACCATATGGCGATCGGCACGCTGCGCGCCCTGCGCGAGGCCGGGCTGACTGTGCCGGACGACATCGCGATCGTCGGCTTCGACGACATGCCGTTTGCAACCCTGGCGAATCCGCAGTTGACCACGGTTCGCCAGCCTGTCCAGCGTCTTGGCTACCTGGCGGCGGAGGGCTTGATCGGTCTGCTGGAACACACGATCACCGCGCCGTATCAGGTTTCACTACCGACCCAACTG
- the chaB gene encoding putative cation transport regulator ChaB, giving the protein MPYDSISDLPDSVRDNVPKHAQEIYKEAFNSAWKQYDEPEERRGDSSREETAHRVAWSAVKKEYEKGDDDKWHKKKD; this is encoded by the coding sequence ATGCCGTACGATTCGATCAGTGACCTGCCGGACAGCGTCCGGGACAACGTGCCGAAGCACGCGCAGGAGATTTACAAAGAGGCGTTCAACAGCGCATGGAAGCAGTATGACGAGCCGGAGGAACGGCGCGGCGATTCGTCGCGCGAGGAAACGGCGCACCGGGTGGCCTGGTCCGCCGTGAAGAAGGAATACGAAAAGGGCGACGACGACAAGTGGCACAAGAAGAAGGACTGA
- a CDS encoding GH36-type glycosyl hydrolase domain-containing protein has translation MTTYGTFDDAQREYVITNPHTPVKWINYVGTLAFGGFVDHTGGALICKQDPALNRITRYLAQLPASEFKGETLYLRLKTPDGVRIFSPYVVPTLDPYDRFECHVGLGYSRFVTEMHGIRAEITVFVPLGESVLVRDVCLTNLGTEPIELDAIPVVEYSHFDALKQLTNADWVPQTVQSRAYYESGGHMILAQYAFMKRDTAVNYLASNWPVSSFESDRRRFLGANEYGTWQRPLSLLEPELGSYEAQRGDNIGALMHHLGTVEPGAMVRLITLLGQAASVEAARPTIERFRDPAQVDAALDAMARFWDGYLSRQQVETPDASMNSMLNVHNPRQCHTTKNWSRYLSLYQLGYGARGIGFRDSAQDALGVLPNMPGEAKDLIALLLHVQKRDGSAMHQFNPLSMIATEGDSREYEDRPHYYGDDHLWIVLAVCGYLKETGNLAFLDEVIPYYEKDRNEQPLEAGTVFDHLQRALAFTRDHTGAHGLPLLGFADWNDTVNLPTGAESLFIANQYGTALREMIELCEHLGRADLAASYTADYEAMRDCVNAVGWDGAWYLRYFDADGSPIGSHTNAQGQIFLNAQSWAVISGFATPERARAALDSAYERLNTRHGIKLSAPGYNGYDPNKGGVTTYPPGAKENGGIFLHANPWAMIAETLIGNGERAFQYYDQINPAAKNEIIDLFECEPYVYPQNILGDEHPQFGLARNSWLSGTASWTYQAGTKYILGIRPTYAGLLVDPCIPPAWDGFRVTRVFRGATYTIEVRNPEHVTKGIVSLRVDGQPVPGAVIPIFTDGGTHHVEAVMG, from the coding sequence ATGACGACCTACGGCACGTTTGACGACGCGCAGCGCGAGTACGTGATCACCAATCCGCACACGCCGGTGAAGTGGATCAACTACGTCGGCACGCTGGCCTTCGGCGGCTTCGTCGATCACACCGGCGGCGCGCTGATCTGCAAGCAGGACCCGGCCCTCAACCGCATCACGCGCTACCTCGCGCAGCTCCCCGCGTCAGAGTTCAAGGGCGAGACGCTCTACCTGCGCCTGAAAACGCCGGACGGGGTCCGGATCTTTTCGCCGTACGTCGTGCCCACGCTCGATCCGTACGACCGCTTCGAATGCCACGTCGGACTGGGCTATTCGCGTTTCGTGACCGAGATGCACGGCATCCGCGCCGAGATCACGGTCTTCGTGCCGTTGGGGGAAAGCGTGCTGGTGCGCGACGTGTGCCTGACCAACCTGGGCACGGAGCCGATCGAGCTGGACGCGATCCCCGTGGTGGAATATTCGCACTTCGACGCGCTGAAGCAGCTCACCAATGCCGACTGGGTTCCGCAGACGGTGCAGAGCCGCGCCTATTACGAATCCGGCGGGCACATGATCCTGGCGCAGTATGCCTTCATGAAGCGCGACACGGCGGTGAATTACCTGGCTTCCAACTGGCCGGTGTCGTCGTTCGAGTCGGATCGCCGCCGCTTTTTGGGCGCCAACGAGTACGGCACGTGGCAGCGCCCGCTCAGCCTGCTGGAGCCGGAACTGGGCAGCTATGAAGCGCAGCGCGGCGACAATATAGGCGCGCTGATGCACCATCTGGGCACGGTCGAGCCGGGCGCGATGGTGCGTCTGATCACGCTGCTGGGGCAGGCGGCCAGCGTCGAGGCGGCGCGGCCCACCATCGAACGATTCCGCGATCCGGCCCAGGTCGATGCGGCGCTCGACGCGATGGCGCGCTTCTGGGATGGTTACCTCAGCCGCCAGCAGGTCGAGACGCCGGACGCCAGCATGAACAGCATGCTCAACGTGCACAATCCGCGCCAGTGCCACACCACGAAAAACTGGTCGCGCTACCTGTCGCTGTACCAGCTCGGTTACGGCGCGCGCGGCATCGGCTTCCGCGACAGCGCGCAGGACGCACTCGGCGTGCTGCCGAACATGCCCGGCGAAGCGAAGGATCTGATCGCGCTGCTGCTGCACGTCCAGAAACGCGACGGCTCCGCGATGCACCAGTTCAACCCGCTGAGCATGATCGCCACCGAGGGCGACTCGCGCGAATACGAGGATCGCCCGCACTACTACGGCGACGATCACCTGTGGATCGTGCTGGCGGTATGCGGCTACCTCAAGGAGACGGGCAATCTCGCGTTTCTGGACGAGGTGATCCCGTACTACGAGAAGGACCGGAACGAGCAGCCGCTCGAAGCGGGAACCGTATTCGATCACCTTCAGCGCGCGCTGGCTTTCACGCGCGATCATACCGGCGCGCACGGCCTGCCCTTGCTGGGCTTCGCGGACTGGAACGACACGGTCAATCTGCCCACCGGAGCGGAATCGTTGTTCATCGCCAACCAGTACGGGACCGCGCTGCGCGAGATGATCGAGTTGTGCGAGCACCTGGGGCGCGCCGATCTCGCCGCATCGTACACGGCAGATTACGAAGCGATGCGCGACTGTGTGAATGCAGTGGGCTGGGACGGCGCGTGGTATCTGCGCTACTTCGACGCGGACGGCTCCCCGATCGGCTCGCACACCAACGCGCAGGGGCAGATCTTTCTCAACGCGCAGTCGTGGGCGGTGATCTCCGGTTTCGCCACGCCAGAACGCGCCCGTGCCGCGCTCGATTCTGCCTACGAGCGGCTCAACACGCGCCACGGCATCAAGCTCAGCGCGCCCGGCTACAACGGCTACGATCCGAACAAGGGCGGCGTAACGACCTACCCGCCCGGCGCGAAGGAAAACGGCGGCATCTTCCTGCACGCCAATCCGTGGGCGATGATCGCGGAGACGCTAATCGGCAACGGCGAGCGTGCTTTCCAGTACTACGACCAGATCAACCCCGCCGCCAAGAACGAAATCATCGATCTGTTCGAGTGCGAGCCATATGTCTACCCGCAGAATATCCTGGGCGACGAACACCCGCAGTTCGGATTGGCGCGCAACAGTTGGCTGTCGGGCACAGCCTCGTGGACCTACCAGGCCGGGACGAAGTACATCCTCGGCATCCGGCCCACCTACGCCGGGCTGCTGGTCGATCCGTGCATCCCGCCCGCGTGGGACGGGTTCCGCGTGACGCGCGTCTTTCGCGGCGCGACGTACACAATTGAGGTGCGCAACCCAGAGCACGTGACGAAGGGCATCGTCTCACTGCGCGTAGATGGGCAGCCGGTTCCCGGCGCGGTGATCCCGATCTTCACCGACGGCGGCACTCATCACGTCGAGGCGGTGATGGGGTAG
- a CDS encoding SRPBCC family protein translates to MAVGQVVREKLTASHVNVADNERYLSLAGGTLLALVGLRERGWFGVALGVLSGELLYRGLSGHSHIYRMLGLDSAARQAGRARPRQVVRLEQTVTVDRPVDDVYRFWRDIENFSSFFDYLKVTRLSDVHSRWVINLNGDACAEWNTKIINEAENTLIAWRSLDNSDVDNAGAVYFTPSEDSQSTEVRAVINYTLGSGGAGRALASVLGKDPNQQLAAELEHMRALVEAGGKAALPKHEEEPRERIVEAEHDAQREHADVVEQASDSSFPASDPPGWTSTSV, encoded by the coding sequence ATGGCCGTAGGCCAGGTTGTTAGAGAGAAATTGACGGCTTCACACGTGAATGTCGCGGACAACGAACGTTATCTGTCGCTGGCCGGCGGCACACTGCTGGCGCTGGTCGGCCTGCGCGAGCGCGGCTGGTTCGGCGTCGCGCTGGGTGTGCTCAGCGGCGAGCTGCTCTATCGCGGCCTCAGCGGACACAGCCACATCTACCGGATGCTGGGCCTCGATTCGGCAGCGCGACAGGCGGGCCGCGCCAGACCCCGCCAGGTCGTCCGGCTGGAACAGACTGTGACCGTGGATCGTCCGGTGGACGACGTCTATCGCTTCTGGCGCGACATCGAAAACTTCTCGTCGTTTTTCGATTACCTCAAGGTGACCCGCCTCAGCGACGTGCATTCGCGTTGGGTGATCAACCTTAACGGCGACGCGTGCGCCGAATGGAACACCAAGATCATCAACGAAGCGGAAAACACGTTGATCGCGTGGCGCTCGCTCGACAATTCCGATGTGGACAACGCGGGCGCGGTGTACTTCACGCCCTCGGAAGACAGCCAGTCCACGGAGGTGCGCGCGGTAATCAACTACACGCTCGGGTCGGGCGGTGCCGGTCGCGCGCTGGCGTCCGTGTTGGGCAAGGACCCGAACCAGCAGCTCGCCGCCGAGCTGGAACACATGAGGGCGCTGGTCGAGGCGGGCGGCAAGGCTGCACTGCCGAAGCACGAAGAGGAACCAAGGGAAAGAATCGTGGAGGCGGAACACGACGCCCAGCGCGAGCACGCAGATGTGGTCGAGCAGGCGTCTGATAGCTCATTCCCGGCCAGCGATCCGCCGGGCTGGACCTCAACCAGCGTTTAG
- a CDS encoding oxygenase MpaB family protein — protein sequence MITHVHQPMAQPDTGDAIRPYASPVARRIWGSGDAILLMFAGSAAEFALNKAVDWLFFTNALPNAPIERFFETVRFAQAMVFGDEETASAAVRAVRDAHHAVEAARGGVIPQWSHRDTLFMLVEYGERAHEIVFGTMQPAERDEFWRDSMALGGALGILGLPDSYEVYLNARAQHLHNHLARTAFTDQLYAQYRRHVGPLRMRALLDVQASLVPDHVRDLLHLRRRRYVEWLLPHYRRLRSVRLLKRLYPILLPAGYGWQLVALHRDPGD from the coding sequence ATGATCACACACGTACACCAGCCCATGGCCCAGCCGGACACCGGCGACGCCATTCGCCCGTATGCCAGCCCTGTCGCGCGGCGTATCTGGGGCAGCGGCGATGCGATTCTGCTGATGTTCGCCGGATCGGCGGCAGAGTTCGCGCTGAACAAGGCCGTGGACTGGCTGTTTTTCACCAACGCACTGCCCAACGCGCCTATCGAGCGCTTTTTCGAGACGGTGCGGTTCGCGCAGGCGATGGTGTTTGGCGACGAGGAAACGGCCAGCGCCGCGGTGCGCGCCGTACGCGACGCGCATCACGCGGTCGAGGCCGCGCGGGGCGGCGTGATCCCGCAGTGGTCGCACCGCGACACGCTGTTCATGCTGGTCGAGTACGGCGAGCGCGCACACGAGATCGTCTTCGGGACGATGCAGCCCGCCGAGCGCGACGAGTTCTGGCGCGACTCGATGGCGCTGGGGGGCGCGCTGGGGATTCTCGGCCTGCCGGACAGCTACGAAGTTTACCTGAATGCTCGCGCACAGCATCTGCACAATCACCTCGCGCGCACCGCGTTCACCGACCAGCTTTACGCACAGTACCGGCGGCACGTCGGCCCGCTGCGGATGCGCGCCCTGCTCGACGTGCAGGCCAGCCTCGTGCCGGACCACGTGCGCGACCTGCTGCATCTGCGGCGCAGGCGGTACGTCGAGTGGCTGCTGCCACATTACCGGCGGCTGCGCAGCGTGCGCCTGCTGAAGCGGCTCTACCCGATCCTACTGCCCGCCGGGTACGGTTGGCAGCTCGTCGCGCTGCACCGCGATCCCGGCGATTGA
- a CDS encoding HAD family hydrolase, which yields MSQIRGVILDVDGTLVDSNDAHAQAWVDALTEAGYIAPYEMVRPLIGMGGDKLLPAVIGVQIDTDEGQLLDERRGQIFKARYLPELSGFEGVPALLERLKRDGIRLVVASSAKAEELEHLLKIAQADGYIEKQTSSDDVDHSKPSPDVVHAALDRLGLPPLQTVMLGDTPYDVEAATRAQVPIIGLRCGGWREDQLEGAVAVYDDPADLLAHYDDSPLANGQNGSSLAWHDVA from the coding sequence ATGAGTCAAATTCGAGGCGTCATTCTGGACGTCGATGGCACGCTGGTTGACAGTAACGACGCACACGCGCAGGCATGGGTCGATGCGCTGACCGAGGCGGGATACATCGCGCCGTACGAGATGGTCCGGCCCCTGATCGGGATGGGCGGCGACAAGCTGCTCCCGGCAGTGATCGGCGTGCAGATAGACACTGACGAAGGCCAACTGCTGGACGAGCGGCGCGGCCAGATCTTTAAGGCGCGCTATTTACCGGAACTTAGCGGCTTCGAAGGCGTGCCCGCGCTGCTGGAACGCCTGAAACGTGACGGCATCCGGCTGGTGGTGGCGTCGTCCGCGAAGGCGGAGGAGCTGGAACACCTGCTGAAGATCGCCCAGGCGGACGGCTATATCGAGAAGCAGACCTCGTCGGATGACGTGGATCACTCCAAGCCCTCGCCGGACGTCGTGCATGCGGCGCTGGACCGGCTCGGGCTGCCGCCGTTGCAGACGGTGATGCTGGGCGACACGCCCTACGACGTCGAGGCGGCCACCCGCGCCCAGGTGCCGATCATCGGGCTGCGCTGCGGTGGCTGGCGTGAAGACCAGCTCGAAGGCGCGGTCGCCGTGTACGACGATCCGGCGGATCTGCTGGCGCATTACGACGACTCGCCGCTGGCGAACGGGCAGAACGGCTCATCACTCGCATGGCATGATGTTGCTTAG